The Fervidicoccaceae archaeon genome contains a region encoding:
- the pyrI gene encoding aspartate carbamoyltransferase regulatory subunit produces the protein MSEDRLTVSKIKSGTVIDHIPAGQALNVLRILGITGQEGLRTAVLMNVESRKLGKKDIVKIEGKELSPEEVNKIALIAPTATINIIREYAVASKTRVVVPSLVEGVLKCTRPTCITNKPGEPLRSRFVLVSRSPVKFQCSYCGSYLEGWDIAKQLST, from the coding sequence ATGAGCGAGGACAGGCTCACCGTCTCTAAGATAAAGAGCGGGACGGTGATAGACCACATACCAGCTGGTCAGGCGCTTAACGTGCTGAGGATCTTGGGCATAACCGGTCAAGAGGGGCTGAGAACTGCTGTATTGATGAACGTCGAGAGCAGAAAACTCGGTAAGAAAGATATAGTTAAGATAGAGGGTAAAGAGTTATCTCCCGAGGAGGTCAATAAGATAGCTCTGATAGCTCCGACCGCCACGATAAACATAATCAGGGAATACGCCGTGGCCAGCAAGACTCGCGTAGTGGTGCCGAGCCTCGTGGAGGGAGTGCTCAAGTGCACGAGGCCCACTTGCATAACGAATAAACCAGGCGAGCCTTTGAGGTCCAGGTTCGTGTTAGTCTCGAGGAGTCCCGTGAAGTTCCAGTGCTCTTACTGCGGCAGCTACCTCGAGGGCTGGGATATTGCCAAGCAACTTTCGACCTGA
- the pyrB gene encoding aspartate carbamoyltransferase, protein MKWKSRDVISILDFTREDLETLFHEALEIERRPEKYSRALEGKLVGLAFFEPSTRTYLSFDAAVKRMGGNTIGFTQETSTSIAKGESFADTVRTLDLYVDCLVIRHPLEGSSRFASEIARSPVINAGDGSQHHPTQTFVDFYALWRRFGYISGLVIGVLGDLRYSRAASSFILGLTLYRPRKLYLISPPLLRLREEVRAYLAASGLAFEEIDRLEDVMHELDVLYVTRVQRERFPDPGEYEKVRGSYRVDGRVLAKAKAEAVLMHPLPRVEELTYEVDRAPQAYYFKQASYGVPVRMALLKLVLLGESS, encoded by the coding sequence TTGAAGTGGAAAAGCAGAGACGTGATTTCCATCTTGGACTTCACGCGAGAGGACCTCGAGACTCTATTCCACGAAGCTCTAGAGATCGAGAGAAGGCCCGAGAAGTACTCGAGGGCTCTCGAGGGGAAGCTCGTAGGGCTGGCCTTCTTCGAGCCCAGCACCAGAACGTACCTCAGCTTCGACGCGGCAGTAAAGAGGATGGGCGGTAACACGATAGGCTTCACGCAAGAGACCTCGACATCGATAGCTAAGGGGGAGAGCTTCGCCGACACGGTGAGGACGCTGGACCTCTACGTCGACTGCCTCGTGATAAGGCACCCTCTTGAGGGGTCCTCGAGGTTCGCGTCCGAGATCGCTAGATCCCCGGTCATTAACGCCGGAGACGGGTCGCAGCATCATCCGACTCAAACGTTCGTTGACTTCTACGCGCTCTGGAGGAGATTTGGCTACATCTCCGGCCTCGTGATCGGAGTGCTCGGGGACTTAAGATATAGCAGAGCCGCTAGCTCGTTCATATTGGGGCTGACGCTGTATAGGCCGAGGAAGCTCTACCTCATCTCTCCCCCTCTCCTAAGGCTCAGAGAAGAGGTCCGCGCGTACCTCGCAGCCTCGGGACTCGCCTTCGAGGAGATCGATAGGCTAGAGGACGTGATGCACGAGCTCGACGTCCTCTACGTGACGAGGGTTCAACGAGAGAGATTCCCCGATCCCGGCGAATACGAGAAGGTCCGAGGCAGCTACAGAGTCGATGGAAGGGTCTTAGCGAAAGCGAAGGCGGAGGCCGTTCTGATGCACCCCTTGCCGAGAGTAGAGGAGCTGACGTACGAGGTCGACAGAGCTCCGCAGGCTTACTACTTCAAGCAGGCCTCCTACGGAGTTCCCGTGAGGATGGCTCTTCTCAAGCTCGTGCTCTTGGGTGAGAGCTCTTGA
- the pyrE gene encoding orotate phosphoribosyltransferase produces the protein MEAIAEAVARELVRKGVLKLGEFRLSSGRTSRFYIDMRVGLAFPDLRELVVKGLVDLARSPLPDVIVGVATGGLPWAAMVAHELSLPLAYVRSERKEHGTMSVVEGEITAGSSALVIDDVATTGASIERAVLTLREKGAMVERALVVVDREEGAAEKLKARGVDLLSLLKARDLLSLLEGAPLKGEET, from the coding sequence TTGGAGGCTATAGCGGAGGCCGTAGCTCGCGAGCTAGTGCGAAAGGGCGTTCTCAAGCTGGGCGAGTTCAGATTGTCCTCCGGGAGGACCAGCAGGTTCTACATAGATATGAGGGTGGGGCTCGCGTTCCCCGACCTACGAGAGCTCGTAGTGAAGGGGCTCGTTGATCTAGCTCGGAGCCCTCTACCTGACGTGATAGTAGGCGTGGCGACGGGTGGATTGCCGTGGGCTGCCATGGTAGCTCACGAGTTGAGTCTGCCTCTCGCGTACGTTAGGAGCGAGAGAAAGGAGCACGGCACAATGAGTGTCGTGGAGGGGGAAATCACCGCAGGCTCCTCGGCCTTGGTCATAGACGACGTGGCTACGACGGGGGCGAGCATTGAGAGGGCGGTGCTGACTCTCCGCGAGAAGGGCGCCATGGTCGAGCGCGCTCTCGTCGTGGTGGACAGAGAGGAGGGGGCGGCAGAGAAGCTCAAAGCCCGCGGAGTGGACCTGCTCAGCCTATTAAAAGCGCGCGACCTCCTTAGCCTTCTTGAGGGGGCCCCCCTGAAAGGCGAAGAGACTTGA
- a CDS encoding orotidine 5'-phosphate decarboxylase / HUMPS family protein, which yields MRTTRLGTSLLRHGEAKNTRLIVAFDRVPGRFAESMSIEAVRRELLGLAEHAAAIKVGLPFMLSLGLEALTRLSRELKGRAYLLADLKLADVPHISRALSKLVCEVGFDGLIVHAFVGSDSLREAVAEARSLGSEVFAVVAMSNPGAEEAINKSFGTLVRLALESDVDGLVVPATFPVYIRRARELAPSKTILSPGVGAQGAPVGSAVRAGSDFEIVGRTVLESADPIETARRLREALPWRL from the coding sequence GTGCGGACTACGAGGCTAGGGACATCGCTGCTTAGACACGGCGAGGCCAAGAACACGAGACTCATCGTGGCATTCGATCGCGTGCCCGGCAGATTCGCGGAGAGCATGTCGATCGAGGCGGTGAGGAGAGAACTGCTAGGTCTAGCGGAGCACGCGGCAGCGATCAAGGTGGGCCTCCCGTTTATGTTAAGCTTGGGCCTCGAGGCGTTAACGAGGCTGAGCCGAGAGCTAAAAGGCCGAGCTTATCTGCTGGCGGACTTAAAGTTGGCCGACGTGCCGCACATATCGAGGGCCCTGAGCAAGTTGGTGTGCGAGGTCGGATTCGACGGCCTCATAGTCCACGCATTCGTTGGCTCCGACTCCCTCAGAGAAGCTGTAGCCGAGGCCCGATCGCTGGGCTCCGAGGTCTTCGCGGTGGTCGCCATGAGCAATCCGGGAGCGGAAGAGGCGATCAACAAGTCTTTCGGCACTCTGGTGAGGCTGGCGCTGGAGTCGGACGTCGACGGCTTAGTGGTTCCGGCCACCTTCCCGGTTTATATAAGGAGGGCCAGAGAACTGGCACCCTCCAAGACTATTTTGTCTCCTGGCGTAGGAGCTCAGGGGGCCCCGGTGGGCTCTGCCGTGAGGGCCGGCTCGGACTTCGAGATCGTGGGCCGAACCGTGCTAGAGAGCGCCGACCCCATCGAGACGGCCAGAAGGCTGAGGGAGGCCCTGCCTTGGAGGCTATAG
- the rpiA gene encoding ribose 5-phosphate isomerase A: protein MPTLHAKAAMRLNAARGFIEEGFLDAAEVIGVGTGSTITTLIEMLPDDVIRSKTFAASSLDTLLKLKRRGAKLLEPSGVDEFDVYVDGADAYDDELNLVKGGGAAHFREKVMALQSKRFIVVADETKYSVNLLKLPIPIEVHPIALPFVLRELKKLGLEARVREAVGGKWGPVVSDTGGVLVDIDARSWQGSLDQLHQALKLTPGVVETGLFLRMAEAVVVGKVAGYSVLRRRSMG, encoded by the coding sequence GTGCCGACTTTGCACGCTAAAGCGGCGATGAGGCTCAACGCGGCGCGGGGCTTCATTGAGGAGGGCTTCCTCGATGCGGCGGAGGTAATTGGTGTGGGAACCGGGAGCACGATAACGACGCTCATAGAGATGCTGCCCGATGACGTGATCCGGAGCAAGACCTTCGCCGCGTCGAGCCTCGACACTCTCCTCAAACTTAAGAGGAGAGGAGCCAAGCTCCTCGAGCCGAGCGGCGTCGACGAGTTCGACGTCTACGTTGACGGCGCGGACGCTTACGATGACGAGCTGAACTTAGTGAAGGGGGGAGGAGCGGCCCACTTCCGAGAGAAGGTCATGGCGCTTCAGTCTAAGAGGTTCATCGTCGTGGCCGACGAGACGAAATACTCGGTCAATCTGCTCAAGCTACCCATACCGATCGAGGTACACCCCATAGCTCTGCCCTTCGTGCTCCGAGAGCTGAAGAAGCTCGGGCTAGAAGCAAGAGTCCGCGAAGCGGTCGGGGGCAAGTGGGGCCCCGTGGTCTCGGACACGGGCGGCGTGTTGGTCGACATCGATGCGAGAAGCTGGCAAGGAAGCTTGGACCAGCTTCACCAAGCCCTGAAGCTCACGCCGGGCGTCGTGGAGACCGGGCTCTTCCTCAGAATGGCTGAGGCGGTGGTCGTGGGGAAGGTGGCCGGGTACTCCGTCTTGAGACGGAGAAGCATGGGTTAG
- the leuS gene encoding leucine--tRNA ligase yields the protein MSSSDFRELLKSLGEKWSRIWEERRLYESDPDPSRPKFFVTAAYPYPNAPLHLGHGLTYTIPDIVARYKRMRGYNVLFPMGFHFTGTPVLTMSEALERGDAELERQFVELHGVPREDLEKLKTPLGMAQYFKEWAERDMKRLLLSIDWRRKFTTVDPEYSAFIRWQFEELKRRGYVVQGTHPVGWCPRHQSPVSMHDTRDDVEPEIVEFTVLFFADVDGGPEYPVATLRPETVFGVTNLWVNPEAPYVVASVGGRRVLLSEEAARKLSYQVEEVEMKGERLRGSELVGKRARNPITGRIVPVLGADFVDPRTGTGIVMSVPAHAPYDYVALLELGELGRIAPISLISLEGYSEIPARDAVERLGITSTRQRNLLDEATKTVYLDEYERGRMRSDLASTIVEALEEQFELARRLSGVSVREARETVVEWTKARGLAAPLYDIANKPVYCRCGAEIIVKVLRDQWFIDYENPEWKERARRALEKIEVVPEEYRPQFFYTIDWLKKKACARSRGLGTKLPWDDKWIIESLSDSTIYMAFYTVISGIRRLGIRPESLTHEFWDYVFLGEGDLGEVSEKTGIPAKALDELRREFLYWYPLDNRHSGKDLVQNHLTFMVFNHVALFPEELWPRRIVVNGHVMVEGEKMSKSRGNFIPLHRALDMAGPDALRLALALAAELGNDANFTRDLLESSVRMLEEAYELLRELAEIARAGGAESSRELDEMLLAAVADVVEQASEAFETYRIRRAAVASVPTMCATVREFLRSGRAVSSRAASIAATTWIKLMAPFAPALAEELWAELGGEGSVFESSWPEASRISRDPIYLMAYHLGRLVVADVNNIARAIGARPSEVEVVVASERKREALPLLIDAARSGASPSDLAKIAARWGSRNPLDAARQVIERIQALPRSLDPVLRENWRREPEAVRIAKAYVEMCTGARVEVVEEEARGAARREPLPLKPALLLR from the coding sequence GTGTCCTCGAGCGATTTCCGAGAGCTCCTGAAATCGCTGGGAGAGAAGTGGAGCCGCATTTGGGAGGAGAGGAGGCTCTACGAGTCGGACCCGGATCCCTCGAGACCCAAGTTCTTCGTGACAGCGGCCTATCCTTACCCCAATGCGCCGCTCCACCTAGGGCACGGCCTAACGTATACGATCCCAGACATCGTGGCTCGTTACAAAAGAATGAGAGGCTACAACGTTCTCTTCCCCATGGGGTTCCACTTCACCGGCACGCCGGTACTCACGATGTCCGAGGCCTTAGAGCGAGGCGACGCCGAGCTCGAGAGACAGTTCGTCGAGCTGCACGGAGTCCCCCGCGAGGACCTCGAGAAGCTCAAGACCCCTCTGGGAATGGCCCAGTACTTCAAGGAGTGGGCCGAGAGAGACATGAAGAGGCTGCTCCTCAGCATAGACTGGAGAAGGAAATTTACGACGGTGGACCCCGAATATAGCGCCTTCATAAGATGGCAGTTCGAGGAGCTCAAGCGCAGAGGCTACGTGGTTCAGGGAACTCACCCGGTCGGCTGGTGCCCTCGCCACCAGAGCCCGGTGAGCATGCACGACACGAGAGACGACGTTGAGCCCGAGATAGTGGAGTTCACGGTGCTCTTCTTCGCCGACGTCGACGGAGGCCCCGAGTACCCCGTCGCCACGCTGCGCCCGGAGACGGTCTTCGGAGTGACGAATCTCTGGGTGAACCCTGAGGCCCCCTACGTGGTGGCGAGCGTGGGAGGAAGGAGAGTCCTCCTCTCCGAGGAGGCGGCTCGCAAGTTAAGCTATCAGGTAGAAGAAGTAGAGATGAAGGGAGAGAGACTTCGGGGCTCGGAGCTCGTGGGCAAGAGAGCGAGGAACCCTATCACAGGTAGAATCGTGCCCGTGCTCGGGGCCGACTTCGTCGACCCGAGGACCGGGACGGGCATCGTCATGAGCGTCCCCGCTCACGCTCCCTACGACTACGTAGCGTTGCTTGAGCTAGGCGAGCTGGGGCGCATCGCTCCGATCTCGTTGATATCGCTCGAAGGATACTCGGAGATTCCGGCCAGAGACGCCGTGGAAAGGCTCGGCATCACCTCCACGAGGCAGAGAAATCTGCTGGACGAGGCCACGAAGACCGTTTATCTCGATGAATACGAGAGGGGGCGCATGAGATCGGACCTCGCATCCACGATCGTCGAGGCTCTCGAGGAGCAGTTCGAGCTAGCGCGAAGGCTCTCGGGCGTCAGCGTGCGGGAGGCCAGAGAGACCGTCGTGGAGTGGACCAAAGCGCGCGGCCTCGCCGCGCCGCTTTACGATATAGCGAATAAGCCCGTCTATTGTAGGTGCGGAGCCGAGATAATAGTGAAGGTCCTAAGGGACCAGTGGTTCATCGACTACGAGAACCCGGAGTGGAAGGAGCGCGCGAGGCGCGCGCTCGAGAAGATCGAGGTCGTCCCGGAGGAGTATAGACCTCAATTCTTCTACACGATCGATTGGCTCAAGAAGAAGGCCTGCGCTAGGAGCAGAGGGCTCGGCACGAAGCTCCCCTGGGATGATAAGTGGATCATTGAGAGCCTGAGCGACTCGACGATTTACATGGCTTTCTACACCGTGATTTCGGGGATAAGGAGGCTCGGGATAAGACCCGAGAGCCTCACGCACGAGTTCTGGGACTACGTGTTCTTGGGCGAGGGCGACCTGGGCGAGGTCTCTGAGAAGACGGGCATCCCGGCGAAGGCGCTCGACGAGCTTAGGCGCGAGTTCCTTTACTGGTACCCCCTAGACAACAGACACAGCGGGAAGGACCTCGTCCAAAATCACCTGACCTTCATGGTCTTCAACCACGTGGCTCTCTTCCCGGAGGAGCTTTGGCCTCGCAGGATCGTGGTCAACGGGCACGTCATGGTCGAGGGCGAGAAGATGAGCAAGAGCAGGGGGAACTTCATCCCGCTCCACAGGGCCCTCGACATGGCGGGCCCCGACGCCCTCAGGCTCGCGCTGGCACTCGCGGCCGAGCTCGGCAACGACGCGAACTTCACGAGGGATCTCCTGGAGAGCTCGGTCCGCATGCTCGAGGAGGCTTACGAGCTCCTGCGAGAGCTCGCGGAGATCGCGCGCGCGGGCGGGGCCGAGAGCTCGAGAGAGCTAGACGAGATGCTGCTCGCGGCCGTGGCAGACGTAGTGGAGCAGGCGAGTGAGGCCTTTGAGACGTACAGGATCAGGCGAGCCGCGGTCGCCTCCGTCCCTACGATGTGCGCCACCGTGAGGGAGTTCCTGAGGAGCGGTCGCGCCGTTTCGTCGAGGGCCGCGTCGATCGCCGCGACGACGTGGATAAAGCTCATGGCTCCCTTCGCGCCGGCGCTGGCCGAAGAGCTGTGGGCTGAGCTTGGGGGAGAAGGCAGCGTCTTCGAGAGCTCTTGGCCCGAGGCTTCTCGGATCTCGCGTGACCCGATATATCTAATGGCCTATCACCTCGGCAGACTCGTCGTAGCTGACGTCAACAACATCGCCAGAGCGATAGGGGCGAGGCCAAGCGAGGTCGAGGTCGTGGTCGCGAGCGAGAGGAAGAGAGAGGCGCTGCCTCTCCTCATCGACGCGGCGAGATCGGGCGCTAGCCCGAGCGATCTAGCTAAGATAGCGGCCAGGTGGGGCTCGAGGAACCCTCTAGATGCCGCTCGACAGGTTATTGAGAGGATCCAAGCTCTCCCGCGCTCTCTCGACCCTGTTCTGAGGGAGAACTGGCGCAGAGAGCCCGAAGCGGTGAGGATCGCGAAAGCCTACGTCGAGATGTGCACGGGAGCTCGCGTTGAGGTCGTCGAAGAGGAGGCGAGAGGCGCGGCGAGGAGAGAGCCTCTCCCCCTGAAGCCGGCTCTCCTTCTTCGATGA
- a CDS encoding Nramp family divalent metal transporter, whose translation MSSEQKAGIKIGYGPPLEPAKLPDPGPVELRKIFGPGLIIAALGVGLGETYMWPRLVIVFGPEIRWLSTVGLLVQIFVTAEIARWTYLTGESIFQAGYRLHPLIAWFWLIVATLVYIWPGHVAFGAWALQQAFKSKTSLLYWQLGAFILIPIILTLAPYQVYKTVKTILTIAVAIMTAVGLSVAVAATAKAGRNIFWWYSFKGSFWFGYWPKAISENPKLWLPLIVGSIAFMGPSGMQQMWYTLFAREEGSGMSAYMPKVTGLIFGREEKWREAGFLSDLSDPEEMRKWKAWRKLNVYDAAISFGLITFIITLFYTTLAQGASELSPAVKEAMLKGKRDAAILGMGDVFAFLWGPLKFLWLFTVGIVGWKMSFGIFDAFSRGQADMTMILIPQARKIGMRKLYYIWLWLASLGGVIVILYYGGAKNPSFILDVLAFMSSFVMGAYCLQILVVNNFLVPKEARMSIISTAVLTGGLLFYWTGLFYSMIKFGAFPSG comes from the coding sequence TTGTCGTCTGAGCAAAAGGCGGGAATTAAGATAGGCTATGGCCCGCCTCTCGAGCCCGCCAAGCTCCCCGATCCGGGTCCCGTAGAGCTCAGGAAGATCTTCGGCCCCGGCCTTATCATCGCCGCTCTCGGCGTAGGCCTCGGAGAGACCTACATGTGGCCGAGGCTCGTCATAGTCTTCGGCCCAGAAATCAGGTGGCTGTCTACCGTCGGCTTGCTCGTCCAGATATTCGTCACGGCCGAGATAGCCAGGTGGACCTACCTCACCGGCGAGAGCATATTCCAGGCAGGCTATAGGCTCCACCCGCTCATCGCGTGGTTCTGGCTCATAGTTGCCACTCTCGTGTACATATGGCCCGGCCACGTGGCCTTCGGCGCTTGGGCTCTGCAGCAGGCCTTTAAGAGCAAGACCTCTCTCTTGTACTGGCAGCTCGGAGCGTTCATACTCATTCCCATAATCTTGACGCTGGCGCCATATCAGGTCTACAAGACGGTGAAAACCATATTGACTATAGCCGTCGCAATAATGACGGCCGTGGGCCTCAGCGTGGCGGTCGCGGCCACGGCCAAAGCAGGCAGGAACATATTCTGGTGGTACTCCTTCAAGGGCAGCTTTTGGTTCGGCTACTGGCCCAAGGCCATCTCTGAGAACCCGAAGCTTTGGTTGCCTCTCATCGTCGGCTCGATAGCCTTCATGGGACCCTCCGGCATGCAGCAGATGTGGTACACGCTCTTCGCCAGAGAAGAAGGGTCCGGCATGAGCGCTTACATGCCGAAGGTCACCGGCCTGATCTTCGGCAGAGAGGAGAAGTGGCGTGAGGCGGGATTCCTTAGTGATCTCAGCGACCCCGAGGAGATGAGGAAGTGGAAGGCGTGGAGAAAGCTCAACGTCTACGACGCAGCCATCAGCTTCGGCCTTATAACTTTCATCATAACGCTGTTCTACACGACGCTGGCCCAAGGAGCGTCCGAGCTCAGCCCGGCGGTCAAGGAGGCTATGCTCAAGGGCAAGAGAGACGCCGCGATCCTCGGCATGGGCGACGTCTTCGCCTTCTTGTGGGGCCCGCTGAAATTCCTCTGGCTCTTCACCGTGGGCATAGTCGGCTGGAAGATGAGCTTCGGAATCTTCGACGCGTTCAGCAGAGGCCAGGCCGACATGACGATGATACTGATACCGCAGGCCAGGAAGATCGGCATGAGGAAGCTCTACTACATTTGGCTGTGGCTCGCCTCGCTGGGAGGAGTGATCGTGATACTGTACTACGGGGGCGCTAAGAATCCGAGCTTCATACTCGACGTGCTGGCCTTCATGAGCAGCTTCGTCATGGGCGCCTACTGCTTGCAAATATTAGTTGTCAACAACTTCCTCGTGCCCAAGGAGGCTAGGATGAGCATAATATCGACGGCCGTGCTGACCGGAGGGCTCCTGTTCTACTGGACGGGCCTGTTCTACAGCATGATAAAGTTCGGGGCCTTCCCGAGCGGCTAA
- a CDS encoding 4Fe-4S binding protein, whose translation MSELELRRPELEELFWVAVHGRGVIHTAHAMNICRLAAYAAMAGGKDSYFYMRYDDAPERVNIPLIYYAVIGKPKIDVLLVEEPEPVGELNDVLVVLDSSMLLHKTSQRALLFDGAKRDAYLIVNTALSPSQVLELVKKYQLAQEWSGKIMTIRAKKYGRDFAFGVFGAVARALIEKGIVSRADIEAALAALKWEGKAKIIWEAYDEVQEMPVSVAAEELRVRRESPYKPPAEVKGPWDYETYMKFKLAAAYAPTYADRMAAMPRWEALAPGLIEFGPKPGEKNIGFTTAFARYQRPVHDQAKCIDCKQCAVNCPDGAIDFVSTSKIDYLYCKGCGICANVCPTKAKTMMPELKVVEGLEDPEVITLSEALIEFGF comes from the coding sequence TTGAGCGAGCTCGAACTGAGGAGACCCGAGCTCGAAGAGCTCTTCTGGGTTGCCGTCCACGGCCGCGGCGTCATTCACACCGCTCACGCCATGAACATATGCAGGCTCGCCGCCTACGCGGCTATGGCCGGAGGAAAAGATTCTTACTTCTACATGAGGTACGACGACGCCCCCGAGAGAGTGAACATACCGCTGATCTACTACGCTGTTATAGGCAAGCCCAAGATCGATGTGCTTCTGGTCGAGGAGCCCGAGCCCGTCGGCGAGCTAAACGACGTGCTCGTGGTATTGGACTCCTCCATGCTGCTCCACAAGACGAGCCAGAGGGCTCTGCTCTTCGATGGAGCTAAGAGAGACGCTTATCTCATTGTGAACACGGCTCTCTCGCCAAGCCAGGTGCTAGAGCTCGTCAAGAAGTATCAGCTGGCTCAGGAGTGGAGCGGCAAGATCATGACGATCAGGGCCAAGAAGTATGGCAGAGACTTCGCCTTCGGCGTCTTCGGGGCCGTGGCTAGAGCCCTCATCGAGAAGGGCATAGTCAGCAGAGCCGACATAGAGGCCGCCCTCGCCGCTCTGAAGTGGGAGGGCAAGGCCAAGATCATATGGGAGGCGTACGACGAGGTCCAAGAGATGCCCGTCAGCGTGGCTGCCGAGGAGCTCAGAGTAAGGCGCGAGAGCCCCTACAAGCCCCCCGCCGAAGTCAAGGGGCCTTGGGACTACGAGACCTACATGAAGTTCAAGCTCGCCGCCGCCTACGCGCCCACCTACGCCGATAGAATGGCCGCCATGCCGAGGTGGGAGGCCCTGGCGCCCGGCCTGATAGAGTTCGGCCCTAAGCCCGGCGAGAAGAACATAGGGTTCACTACGGCCTTCGCCAGATATCAGAGACCGGTCCACGATCAGGCCAAGTGCATCGACTGCAAGCAGTGCGCCGTCAACTGCCCCGACGGGGCAATCGACTTCGTCTCGACCTCGAAGATCGACTACCTATACTGCAAGGGCTGCGGGATCTGCGCCAACGTCTGCCCGACCAAGGCTAAGACGATGATGCCCGAGCTAAAGGTCGTTGAGGGCCTCGAGGATCCTGAGGTGATTACTCTGAGCGAGGCCCTGATAGAATTCGGTTTCTAA
- a CDS encoding thiamine pyrophosphate-dependent enzyme, which yields MSEEILFKTIKEIPPVDYYVSGRRTCAGCGPALGYKLVAKAAGPKTILLGPTGCMYVANAHQFLTSPYALPWYHAQLGGGGAAGLGTAAGLRALMTKGKRKKEDINVVVYGGDGGFADIGLAGLSGALTYDYPRLLFVLYDNEAYANTGVQASSTTPWGAYTTFTPWGKIKRIGNDRLKKNVALIAAAHPGIRYVATACVSYPLDLMNKVRKALNAGGPTLIHLLVPCPKGWFFDAKDTVKVGRLAVETGMWALWEYDHGKFRLTVKPAQRKPVKEYMRLQGRFANLADEDIEYVQKLVDQEWKYWEEMDKLGKLILPWAR from the coding sequence ATGAGCGAGGAGATACTCTTCAAGACGATCAAGGAGATCCCGCCCGTTGACTACTACGTGTCGGGTCGCAGGACCTGCGCAGGCTGCGGCCCCGCTCTGGGCTACAAGCTCGTGGCCAAGGCCGCCGGGCCCAAGACCATCCTGCTAGGACCGACGGGCTGCATGTATGTCGCCAACGCTCACCAGTTCCTGACGTCGCCCTACGCGCTGCCCTGGTATCACGCGCAGCTGGGAGGAGGAGGCGCTGCCGGCCTGGGAACCGCGGCTGGGCTCAGAGCTCTGATGACCAAGGGCAAGAGGAAGAAGGAGGACATAAACGTAGTCGTGTACGGCGGAGACGGAGGCTTCGCCGACATCGGGCTCGCCGGGCTCTCCGGCGCCCTGACCTATGATTACCCGAGGTTGCTGTTTGTGCTATACGACAACGAGGCCTACGCCAATACGGGAGTGCAAGCCAGCAGCACGACGCCCTGGGGAGCCTATACGACGTTCACGCCCTGGGGCAAGATCAAGAGAATCGGTAACGACAGGCTGAAGAAGAACGTGGCCCTCATAGCAGCGGCCCATCCGGGCATCAGATACGTCGCCACCGCCTGCGTCTCCTACCCGCTCGACCTGATGAACAAGGTCAGGAAGGCCCTGAACGCCGGAGGCCCGACGCTGATACACCTGCTGGTGCCCTGCCCGAAGGGCTGGTTCTTCGACGCGAAGGACACGGTGAAGGTCGGCAGGCTCGCTGTCGAGACGGGCATGTGGGCTCTGTGGGAGTACGACCACGGCAAGTTCAGGCTGACCGTGAAGCCGGCCCAGAGGAAGCCGGTCAAAGAGTACATGAGGCTGCAGGGCAGATTCGCCAACCTGGCCGACGAGGACATAGAATACGTGCAGAAGCTCGTCGACCAGGAGTGGAAGTACTGGGAGGAAATGGACAAGCTGGGCAAGCTGATACTGCCCTGGGCTAGGTGA